Sequence from the Gammaproteobacteria bacterium genome:
TGCTCTTGTCGATGGACAGGGTCAGAGACTCGCGTGCCGCCTCTGGATTGTGGAAACCGACAGAGTTCTCGGCCGTCCACCATTCCCAATAGAGATGAGCATCGTAGTGCAGATCACGCGCCTTTTTCAGGACATCGTCCGACACCCCGGCCCGCTTGGCGACGGGGAACAAGTCGATCATCTGAGCCAGCCAGTACTCCGCCTTCACGATCTTGCCGTGGGTGTAGTTCTTGATGTAGTCGATAGCGTATTCCGCTTCCTCCTCGGTCCAGTAGCTGTGACACTTGAGACAGGTCGTCTCGATCCGACTCCGCGGGCTACGCTGGCCGTGATCGGTAAACTCCTTGCCATTCTCGAGCTTGACCTTGGGCATATGGCAATCGGCGCAGGCCACGCCGGCCCGCTCGTGCTTCGAGCCCCAGAAGGTCTCGGCTTCGGGATGCTGCAGCTTGGGCAGCAGGGCACCGGTGGTGGCGTGCTTGAAGTCCGCGAAGTTGATGGACTGGGCGCCCTCCTTGCAATCGAATACATTGGTCCAGAAGAAATGGTTGGCACGACGGTTATCCATGCCGACGGATTTTTCGCCCGTGGTCTTGTCGAAACCCGGATTGCAGTTGTACTCCACGTGGCATTGAGCGCACATCACGTTGGAGTCGGCCTCAGCCAGGAGACCGATGGAGCGGAAATCCTTGCCTTGACGCTTGAAGGTGACCTTTTCCATCGACAGCCGGGCGCTCTTGTCTGCATCGTAGGGGTATGTACCCAATTCGCGATCGACTACCGCATTGATGAGTCCGTCACGCACCACGCGCGGCCCGGAAGAATGCGGGTCATGGCACATGAAGCAGTTCAACGGGTGGTCGAGGTCGCGCGCAAACTCGACGACGGAGGACGTCCGTGACCATTTCGCCGCCTCGTGCTCGTCCCCCATATAGGCCCAATCCAGGATGTGGTCCTGGGTCTTGCAGTTCAGGCACACCGGGTTGGCGGCGGTTGCCGTCTGGGACAGGAACTTGCGCTGATCCGAGCTTTCCGGATCGGCGTCCGTCACCACCGTCCAGGCGCCACGCACCGCACCGATTCCGTCGGTGACCTTGGTCCAGTTCTGGAACTGGAAGCGGCCCCCGTAGGCACGGTCCACGACGTAGTGGTCCACCAGCATGAAGGCATGACTGCGCGGTTCGGCGTGCTCGAGGGCGAATCCGTGTCCGGCAATCAACTTGTCGAACATCGGCGACCGGCTCATCGGCGTCGCCTTCTCGACCCGTGGTTCCGACTCGTGATGGACGTGGACGAAGGAGTTGAACTGCGGCAGAT
This genomic interval carries:
- a CDS encoding ammonia-forming cytochrome c nitrite reductase subunit c552, translating into MITQLRKIRWWLGAAGAMLALAANGVAAASESALKPVDEKQCYACHANIKEFHAEGRHATVNCVHCHDATDHLKSGARPTTRTDLEACATCHLPQFNSFVHVHHESEPRVEKATPMSRSPMFDKLIAGHGFALEHAEPRSHAFMLVDHYVVDRAYGGRFQFQNWTKVTDGIGAVRGAWTVVTDADPESSDQRKFLSQTATAANPVCLNCKTQDHILDWAYMGDEHEAAKWSRTSSVVEFARDLDHPLNCFMCHDPHSSGPRVVRDGLINAVVDRELGTYPYDADKSARLSMEKVTFKRQGKDFRSIGLLAEADSNVMCAQCHVEYNCNPGFDKTTGEKSVGMDNRRANHFFWTNVFDCKEGAQSINFADFKHATTGALLPKLQHPEAETFWGSKHERAGVACADCHMPKVKLENGKEFTDHGQRSPRSRIETTCLKCHSYWTEEEAEYAIDYIKNYTHGKIVKAEYWLAQMIDLFPVAKRAGVSDDVLKKARDLHYDAHLYWEWWTAENSVGFHNPEAARESLTLSIDKSKEAIKVLNEAINAKVASR